From Candidatus Babeliales bacterium:
TTTTGGCGTCATCGCAGAAAGAGAGCGAGACTTTTGAGTTACCACGAGCTGAATTTCGCTTACCCCAATTTCGCACAAAGAGTAGACAGCTTCTTCAAGCGCTTCTTTTTTTAAAAGTGGCAGTAAAAAACTAATCTTTGGGGCGATTGCAACGTTGTTACGTAACTCGTCAACACGAATTTTAATATCTTTTTTAGTAACTTGAAGGATTGTAACAGTTGCATGAACATAGCTATCAAACAAAACACAAATGTCACCATCCTGCACTTTGACAACTTTGACCAGTCTATGCACAAGTTCTTCGTTACGCACAGAAATCGTGGCACCTTCAACCCAAACCGTTGAGATAACTTCTGGGCTGTAAAATGAAAATATATGTCTAGAGCCTTTAGTTTGAACCATATATCCACGTTGTCATATCGCTTACTGCTCGTTTTGCTTTACCGTATGTTACAAGAGCTACAATTTCTGCATACATCGCGTATTGCTTCAAAAGTGAGTTTCTATGTGCGTCTGCTTGAGCTGAGGTCGCCACGCTGCTAGCGTCAACACCATCAACCAAATCTGATAAAGGATCAAACTCTTCATCATCAGAACTCGTTAC
This genomic window contains:
- a CDS encoding RsmE family RNA methyltransferase; this encodes MVQTKGSRHIFSFYSPEVISTVWVEGATISVRNEELVHRLVKVVKVQDGDICVLFDSYVHATVTILQVTKKDIKIRVDELRNNVAIAPKISFLLPLLKKEALEEAVYSLCEIGVSEIQLVVTQKSRSLSAMTPKELDRLRGIVVAAAEQSKNYSFPVLQDPKNIKDAVGSINHEIDKIVFDASGKSFFEIHKKTAGKSVVLSVGPEGGLTFEELDILRDHGFDTCALTQTTLRAVQAVAVSSALFRLS